A portion of the Ricinus communis isolate WT05 ecotype wild-type chromosome 10, ASM1957865v1, whole genome shotgun sequence genome contains these proteins:
- the LOC8269262 gene encoding germin-like protein subfamily 1 member 16, translated as MKVINFLVSLLVLALASFFATAFDPSPLQDFCVATDGSDSSVFVNGQFCKNPDNVTADDFFYSGLNVRANTSNQLGVNVTILTADVIPGLNTNGITLARIDYAANGGLNPPHTHPRAAEILMVLEGTVYAGFVTSNPDHRLFSKILRPGDVFVFPFGMIHFQLNLGKTPALAFAALTSQNPGVMTLANGIFGADPSINLEVVAKAFHLDKSLVRKLQEQEWANPS; from the exons AtgaaagttattaattttctcGTATCTCTTCTCGTCTTAGCTTTGGCTTCCTTTTTTGCCACTGCTTTTGATCCTAGCCCTCTCCAAGACTTCTGTGTAGCTACAGATGGCTCTGATTCTTCCG TATTCGTGAATGGACAGTTTTGCAAGAATCCAGATAATGTAACAGCAgatgatttcttttattctggGCTTAATGTTCGTGCAAATACATCCAATCAACTTGGAGTAAATGTCACAATTTTAACTGCTGATGTGATACCAGGACTTAACACCAACGGTATAACCTTAGCTCGTATCGATTATGCAGCGAATGGAGGCTTAAACCCACCACATACACACCCCCGAGCTGCTGAAATCCTAATGGTTTTAGAAGGAACTGTTTATGCTGGTTTTGTAACATCAAATCCGGATCATCGTCTGTTCAGCAAAATTCTAAGACCAGGGGATGTATTTGTATTTCCATTTGGAATGATTCATTTTCAATTGAATCTTGGTAAGACTCCTGCACTTGCTTTTGCTGCATTGACTAGCCAAAATCCAGGAGTGATGACTTTAGCTAATGGGATTTTCGGAGCTGATCCTTCCATTAATCTTGAAGTTGTGGCCAAAGCATTTCATCTGGACAAAAGTTTAGTCCGCAAGCTTCAGGAACAGGAGTGGGCCAATCCCtcataa